The following proteins are co-located in the Pedobacter sp. FW305-3-2-15-E-R2A2 genome:
- a CDS encoding RagB/SusD family nutrient uptake outer membrane protein, with protein sequence MKKLIPIGTGILLIMSTMGCKKIINIDPISNIGVNAFYRNYEETKAGLTGCYYGLQKPLEYEWMLTDLRTDNSKQGVANSSAAINFEFNELDMFTLNSAHDKVYQYWLQTYKNIRSVNYVLKSLGASYAAGKTSLGEGTAVMSMPQKNQLAGEALFLRAYHYFNLVRLYGDVFLVTEPVDPEQSKRITRTPVAECYQLIIADLMAAKELLSPASYSPASNTEVGRATSWAAKALLAKVYLSTKQPAAALPLLDEVISNSGHALLPSFADVFSINNEMNKEILFAVRFKAGGFGLGNLMANNFAPTSSGSAIVNGDGSGYNFPTNELDLAYKIPATGAADSRKAVTMAKYSSKLYVKKFISPVLVKFDAENDFPIIRFSDVLLMKAEALGFGNAATMLINQVRERAGAVDYTSGDFNTGFYKYPLDGSNPNALSDEPRFLSALLNERRFEFAFENQRFFDLLRTGQAIKVIKNHYALEFDSHYKAYRPAFTLAELQANLTEEKLLLPIPQRELDANDQIKIIQNPGY encoded by the coding sequence ATGAAAAAGCTGATACCTATCGGAACAGGAATTTTACTGATCATGAGCACAATGGGTTGCAAAAAGATCATCAACATTGATCCCATTTCCAACATCGGGGTGAATGCCTTTTATAGAAATTATGAGGAAACTAAAGCAGGATTAACCGGCTGTTATTACGGATTACAAAAGCCACTGGAATATGAGTGGATGTTAACCGACCTCAGAACGGACAATTCCAAGCAAGGGGTAGCCAATAGTTCTGCAGCTATCAATTTCGAATTCAATGAACTGGACATGTTTACGCTGAACTCGGCACATGATAAAGTTTACCAATATTGGCTGCAAACCTATAAAAACATCAGGTCGGTCAATTATGTATTGAAAAGTCTTGGCGCCAGCTATGCGGCCGGAAAAACAAGTTTGGGAGAAGGAACAGCGGTGATGAGTATGCCGCAGAAAAACCAGCTTGCGGGTGAGGCACTGTTTTTACGTGCCTACCATTATTTTAACCTCGTCAGGCTATATGGCGATGTATTCCTCGTTACTGAGCCTGTAGATCCGGAACAATCAAAGAGAATTACCAGGACACCAGTAGCAGAATGTTATCAATTGATCATCGCAGATCTGATGGCTGCGAAAGAGTTGCTTTCCCCGGCATCCTATTCCCCTGCCAGCAATACTGAGGTTGGACGCGCCACTTCATGGGCAGCAAAAGCGCTCCTGGCAAAAGTATATCTGAGTACTAAACAACCCGCTGCAGCGCTCCCTTTACTGGATGAAGTGATCAGCAATAGCGGACATGCTTTACTCCCCTCTTTTGCAGATGTCTTTTCCATCAATAATGAGATGAATAAAGAGATTCTCTTTGCAGTGAGGTTTAAAGCCGGTGGCTTTGGTCTGGGCAATCTGATGGCAAATAATTTTGCCCCAACCTCCAGTGGCAGTGCGATCGTAAATGGCGATGGAAGCGGTTATAATTTCCCAACCAATGAATTGGACCTGGCTTATAAAATCCCTGCTACAGGAGCCGCAGATAGTAGAAAGGCAGTCACCATGGCCAAATATTCTTCCAAATTATACGTCAAAAAATTCATCTCTCCGGTGCTGGTCAAATTCGACGCAGAGAATGATTTTCCGATTATCCGGTTCTCAGATGTGCTGTTAATGAAAGCGGAAGCCTTAGGCTTTGGAAATGCGGCGACCATGCTGATCAATCAGGTAAGGGAAAGGGCCGGTGCTGTTGATTATACTTCCGGCGATTTTAACACCGGGTTTTATAAATATCCGCTTGATGGAAGTAATCCGAATGCACTCTCAGATGAGCCTCGTTTTTTATCGGCTTTGCTAAACGAAAGAAGATTTGAATTTGCATTTGAAAATCAGCGGTTCTTTGATCTTTTGAGAACCGGACAGGCAATAAAAGTGATCAAAAATCATTACGCATTAGAGTTTGATTCCCACTATAAAGCCTACCGTCCGGCATTTACCCTTGCAGAATTGCAGGCCAACCTGACCGAAGAAAAATTGTTACTGCCCATTCCTCAACGGGAACTGGATGCCAACGATCAGATAAAAATCATTCAGAACCCAGGGTATTAA
- a CDS encoding polysaccharide lyase 6 family protein has product MKTLSLSFLLLCSLSIFPDPGKAWAAAPLSGKALQSGINPILVESPEALNAAVAKANPGDIILLKNKEWHNAALRLQGKGTAKKPIFIMPETPGGVAFTGRSFVQLGGSYLVFKGFHFRNGYSPKREVISFRINNEVLANNCRVSGIVIENYSQPERFKSDSWLTLYGKHNRIDHSTFVNKLNAGPVIIAELDDERSQQNEHRIDSNYFKGRQRFGSNGGETIRIGVSRYSLTASRTNIVRNFFERCNGEVEIVSIKSGENNVSFNTFLECEGGLVLRHGSGNVVEGNFFIGNNKPYTGGVRVINPNQKVFNNVFSELQGTNFRAALAVLNGVPNSLINRYYQVKDALIERNTFINSASILFGAGKDAERTLAPENVLFKNNLILSSGSDIYSNANTGNGIIFSENGLDDHFEGKVPPGFKKIKTNSIKVNGFQLPYDKNYGADLKKLPLIKRENTGASWYRPEQGKMQRKPMNFQVKANACNTLPALVRQAISGDTIVLTEPGFYQMQEELSITKPLVIIAAAGLKNRPVLVNASYKPMSALISIENGGDLIAKGIAFKGTYESFSAADAGIRSTDLPMNRPYRLYIDDCEFYDYNESTNAGFKASKSTLADSLVITNSIFHHMSGAGIDLAAEKDDKGMYNAEYTIIKNCTFTNLLGAAINIYRGGNDESTLGPFVTIDHCTFNEVENREQGTVVRLIGAQQASLTNSNFSYSGQGGRAVLFQEYRWDNILVDYCNFHESGKVESFYNKALGTHIYQVKPSYKNPEKLNFELQGDTPAANDQSVIGITAYEHK; this is encoded by the coding sequence ATGAAGACACTTAGTTTATCTTTTCTTCTGCTCTGTAGTTTAAGCATTTTTCCTGACCCGGGGAAAGCATGGGCAGCTGCTCCCCTGAGCGGCAAGGCGTTGCAATCGGGCATCAATCCTATACTCGTGGAAAGCCCGGAAGCCTTAAATGCAGCAGTAGCTAAAGCAAATCCCGGAGACATCATCCTATTGAAGAATAAGGAATGGCACAATGCAGCACTCCGGCTTCAGGGAAAAGGAACTGCCAAAAAGCCGATCTTCATTATGCCCGAGACTCCTGGCGGCGTTGCCTTTACCGGCCGGTCATTTGTACAATTGGGCGGATCTTATCTGGTATTTAAAGGTTTTCATTTCAGGAATGGTTATAGTCCGAAAAGAGAAGTCATTTCCTTCCGCATCAACAATGAGGTTCTGGCCAATAATTGCCGGGTCAGCGGAATCGTAATCGAGAATTATAGTCAGCCGGAAAGGTTTAAATCGGACAGCTGGCTCACTTTGTATGGAAAACACAACCGCATTGATCATTCCACTTTTGTCAATAAACTCAATGCCGGACCGGTCATTATTGCAGAACTGGATGACGAACGCAGTCAGCAAAATGAACACCGCATCGATAGCAATTATTTCAAAGGCCGTCAGCGTTTCGGATCTAATGGCGGAGAGACGATCCGGATCGGCGTTTCCAGATATTCTTTAACGGCTTCCAGAACAAATATTGTCCGCAATTTTTTTGAAAGATGTAATGGAGAAGTAGAGATCGTCTCGATCAAATCGGGAGAAAATAACGTCAGCTTCAATACTTTCCTGGAATGTGAAGGCGGACTGGTGCTGAGACATGGTTCAGGAAATGTGGTGGAAGGTAATTTCTTCATTGGAAACAACAAACCCTATACCGGAGGTGTCCGGGTAATCAATCCCAACCAAAAGGTCTTTAACAACGTATTTTCTGAACTTCAGGGTACAAATTTCAGGGCCGCGCTTGCCGTATTGAATGGCGTCCCCAATTCATTGATCAACAGGTATTATCAGGTGAAAGATGCGTTAATTGAGCGCAATACTTTTATCAATAGTGCCAGCATTTTATTCGGAGCCGGTAAAGACGCAGAGCGAACACTTGCCCCTGAAAACGTGCTTTTCAAAAACAACCTGATCCTGAGTTCAGGATCAGACATTTACAGCAACGCGAATACCGGAAATGGAATCATCTTTTCCGAAAATGGATTGGATGATCATTTCGAAGGAAAGGTGCCCCCGGGCTTCAAAAAAATAAAAACAAACAGCATAAAGGTCAATGGTTTCCAACTGCCTTACGACAAAAACTATGGAGCCGACTTAAAGAAACTGCCTTTGATCAAAAGAGAAAACACAGGGGCTTCCTGGTATCGTCCTGAACAGGGGAAAATGCAGAGGAAGCCTATGAATTTCCAGGTTAAAGCCAATGCGTGTAATACTTTGCCGGCGCTGGTTAGACAAGCCATTTCGGGCGACACCATTGTCCTTACTGAACCTGGTTTTTATCAGATGCAGGAAGAACTTTCGATCACAAAGCCCCTGGTCATCATAGCCGCAGCGGGTTTGAAAAACAGACCTGTTTTAGTCAATGCTTCGTATAAACCGATGTCTGCCCTGATCAGTATTGAAAACGGAGGCGACCTTATTGCAAAGGGTATTGCTTTTAAAGGTACCTACGAAAGTTTCTCTGCCGCTGATGCCGGAATCAGGTCTACAGACCTGCCCATGAACAGGCCTTACCGTTTGTACATTGACGACTGTGAGTTTTACGATTATAATGAAAGTACAAATGCGGGTTTCAAAGCCTCCAAAAGTACGCTGGCAGACAGTCTTGTGATCACCAATTCTATCTTCCACCATATGTCGGGCGCAGGCATTGACCTGGCAGCAGAGAAGGACGACAAAGGGATGTACAATGCAGAATATACCATTATTAAAAACTGTACTTTCACGAATCTGCTGGGCGCCGCCATCAATATTTACCGTGGAGGAAATGATGAGAGCACTTTAGGTCCTTTTGTAACAATAGACCACTGCACTTTTAACGAAGTGGAAAACAGAGAGCAGGGAACGGTAGTCAGACTGATCGGTGCGCAACAGGCCTCCCTGACCAACAGCAATTTTTCTTATTCCGGACAGGGCGGACGGGCGGTTCTCTTTCAGGAATACCGCTGGGACAATATCCTGGTCGATTACTGCAATTTCCACGAGTCAGGAAAAGTAGAATCTTTTTACAATAAAGCTTTGGGCACCCATATTTACCAGGTTAAACCAAGCTATAAAAACCCGGAAAAATTAAACTTTGAATTGCAGGGCGATACTCCGGCAGCTAACGATCAATCTGTTATTGGAATTACAGCATATGAACATAAATAA
- a CDS encoding polysaccharide lyase family 7 protein: protein MNINKLILILALSSATPALAQQLPSEILNLNNWKLNVPEGIKPPGRSDEYKQPELHTYQHPQWFHTNASGDAVVFRANTGGTTTSGSGYPRSELREMKEDGKKNASWSSSIGTHTLFIDQRITHLPLKKPHMVVGQIHDDLDDVIVFRLEKNKLFVKMGNEKGPVLEENYQLGTRFTVSFKVKQDQTDCYYNGQLRFSYPKAFRNAYFKAGAYVQSSCQGKRKVIGESCDAYGEVEIYRVSLKHE from the coding sequence ATGAACATAAATAAATTAATACTGATTTTAGCATTGAGCTCAGCAACCCCAGCCCTTGCACAGCAGCTGCCTTCCGAAATATTAAACCTGAATAACTGGAAATTAAACGTTCCCGAAGGGATTAAACCCCCGGGCAGATCTGACGAATATAAACAGCCGGAACTGCATACTTACCAGCATCCGCAATGGTTTCATACCAACGCTTCCGGAGATGCGGTCGTGTTTCGGGCCAATACAGGAGGAACAACGACCTCCGGCTCTGGCTATCCAAGATCGGAATTAAGAGAGATGAAAGAGGATGGAAAGAAAAATGCTTCCTGGTCTTCTTCCATAGGTACGCACACCCTGTTTATTGACCAGCGCATCACTCATCTTCCCCTCAAAAAGCCGCACATGGTGGTTGGGCAGATTCACGATGATCTGGACGACGTGATCGTTTTCAGGTTAGAAAAAAACAAGTTATTTGTGAAGATGGGCAACGAAAAAGGCCCGGTACTGGAGGAAAACTATCAGCTGGGAACCCGGTTTACGGTATCCTTTAAAGTGAAGCAAGACCAAACCGATTGTTATTACAATGGCCAGCTTAGATTCAGCTATCCAAAGGCATTTCGCAATGCTTATTTTAAAGCCGGGGCCTATGTACAGTCTTCCTGTCAGGGGAAGAGAAAAGTAATCGGGGAATCCTGTGATGCTTATGGGGAG